The DNA region CCGTCTTCGAAGTGATcccacagaggctcagagaagccgaGTCTCTCATCCCGGTCCATCCCTGCTCCAGGCCTCGTCCTTTCTGCCCTGGCCTGGTTTAACGGGCCCCTGGCCTCCACCTCGCTGGCCCCCTCCAACTCGCTGCCCACCAGCTGCTACAGTAGTCCTTCCCGAGCTTGAATGCAACAGTGCCACTCCTCTGCTTGACAGAAGAGCTCCATGTAGCCTATGCTGCAGCACAATGTCCTTGGGACGATGGGCAGAAGCAGAGCACAAAAAGGCTGTGGGAGCGGACTGAACAGGGAAGGCAGGACAGGACAACAGAAGCCTCGGAGGCCAAGGAGGTAGGTCTCTGTCCTCCGGGCAGCAGGCAGCATGGGAGGATTTGCAGCCAGAGGCATGATTACATGCATGTTATTCCCAGGCCTCCCCTCGTACGCACACCCCACTATCTGTTCATCCAGAAGCACCCATCAGTCTGAGAGCCACAGGTATGTCTCCAGCTGACCGGATGCCCGCCAGGGCAGGGTTCAGGCCTTGCTCACAAGCACCCAGCTCAAGCCAGCTGCAGCAGAGGCCAAGAGAAGGACCAggaagagcatgtgtgtgtgagggggtacAGGGCGCTCACCCTGCACGGCTTCCTGGGGCTTCCAGAACATGTCTGAGTTCATCAACATCTCTTTCCGGTTACGGTTGACGATGATGATCTTGCTGCTGCGGCTGAGGACACGGCCATAAGACAGGCGGAAGTCGCACACGATTCCTGGCGTGGGAAGCGGGGTCTCAGCGGCTGGAGGGCCAGTGTTCCCACTACCTTCCTTCACCCACCATGGCAGAGTAGATGCAAAAGTGACccccattcttcctttctccctgtaCCAGTGCCGGCCGCAATGACTTCACATCTCCccaccccttgaatctgggctggcctcgGCACATGCTTCGGTCAACAGGCTGTGGCAGAATGACGGCAGGCACTCCTGAGACCAGGCTTCAAGAAGCCTTGTGGCTgccactgtctctctttctctcttaaaacacCTTGCTCTAACCCTCCTGCCTGTTCTCATCCTCCACCAAGTGAACAAGCCCAGGCTGGCCTGCTGGATGATGAGAAACCTGGAGGAAGATGTAAGGAGGAGTCAGAGAAGTCAATTAGCCCAGCGGAGGCCATGTGAGCCCAGCCTAAAGTCAGCCAAGCCCAAGGATATGCGCCTGCCCGCCCCGGATCAGCCCAGATGCCTTCTTGCCTCGCCAACTACAGACTCATAAAGGAGTCCCACCAACAGCAGAAAAACTACCGCCTAACCTATAGGTGGAGCTTGAGAAATAAGTgccttttttcaatgtttgtttatttttgaaagagagagagtgcgggggaggggcagagagagacagggtgacagaggatccaaagcgcgtgctccaggctctgagagcagAAAACCCGCCGCGGGGTTCAacctcacaaatggtgagatcacgacctgagccgaagtcctacacttaaacccactgagccaccccgtcGCCCCCATAATAAGCGcgttttaagtcactgagtttggGGATGGTCATCACACAACAGCGAACCGATACAACTATGACGCGGTGGCCAGGACTCCCCTTTACACGAAAATGCGCACGCCGCACGCACACATGCTGTGTCCATCCTGCACAGAGCACACACGTGCCAACGCTGAATGTGAACACTACAGGTGCCCACTGTCTGTGCCTCTTCCTCCGTGCAGGGCTGAGCCACGCGGGCTGACTGCGAGCTTGCCAGAACTTCCCTGGCTGGATTTCAAGTACACAGCTGTCCAAACCCGGGCAAGGGGCAAGGGGCAAGGGGCGGGCCCAAGGTAAGAGGGTGAGTGCTTACGAGGGTAGGGTGCCAGTTAAGTACCTGACTACGAGGGGCAGGGCCACAGGGGGAgcggggagaggagcaggggcggggcctgcagggagggaaaggggagagggcagaggaggccgAGGCCCACCTGCCAGGAGGACCACGTCTGCTTTCTTCAGAGCAGCGCTGCGGTTCTGCCGGATGTGGAGGGGGTGGTTGCGGCCCAGCAGTCCTCGTGCCATCCCTCCCAGGAAGCAGGGGATGCCAAGGGTCTCCACGGCAGTCCTGGGGGTCcaggcagagcagaggggagTGTAGCCAAGGGCATGTCCCCACCCCACAAGGCATCCGGAGACCGGGGACCAGGGATATGACAGCAAGGGCAGGGCTGAGGGTTCTCACCGAAGTCTGTCAGCAGGTGTCGGGGGCAGCAGAGCCTGGCTCCCCAGCACAACAAGGGGCCTTTTGGCTCGGCTCAAGATTTCCACACAGCGCTGAACCTGGGATTAGAGACGGGGCTCAAAGAGCCAACCGTGTGAGTCACCATCAGCCCCCAAGATCCAGGCCCCACTACTGACTCAGAGAGAGGCCATCCTGCCAGGTGGGGTTCCTCAGGGAACCAGGGAAGAGAGGTGATTCACCTGCTGGGGGGATGCCTGCGGAATGTCCAGAGGCAGAGGCCCCTCAGGCCGAGGCTCCCAGGCTCCTGCAAAGAGGTTGGCCAGGTGATTCTCTAAGTACCTGCAAAGATGAGAGGAAGAGGCAGTTACCAGGATTAATGACTGGGGTTCTGGGAGTTGAAGGAGGCCAGGGTCGAGCCAGGAAGTGAGACAGGCACAGAAGTGGGTGAGCCACACCCCAGACAGACAAACCCCAGTGGCCGAGTCTCCAGCCACCTGTTGCCCCTCAGAAGCTTCTGGCGACCACCCAACCTGACACAGACCCTCAGAACCAAGTGACACAGGTGTGGAGTGCCAGGATCAGGCCCACAGCTGCAGAGTGAGACACACAAGGCTCCACGCTTCCTAGCTGTGCgactgggcaagtgacttaacttttctgagcttcctcctctgtaaaatggaaaagggAATCTCTCTCCCAAGGTTCACTATCTATCCATTCAGGATATAAAGCACTTTGCAAAACACTCAATCAGGGAAGGCACTCAAGCCTCTTTCTCCGGCTTCCGAcacctccttctgtctccttACTCATTGGGTCATAGGGCCCTGACTTCCCATGTGGGCCTCCAGGGCCCTGGAGACACAGAGATAAATCTTGCCCAGCTCTGCATTCAAGGAACATCCAATCCAGCCATGAACAAGACATGTGGGTGTCGGCAAAAAGGAGTCGGAACCAGaagcttctgtttctcttttgagGAGGAACCAAGAATACAGAGAATGAGAAGAGGCCAAGGAAGAAACCATGGTAAACCCCAACatagaaagaaaggcaaaggaagagcCAGCCCAAAGGGCTGAGTAGGGGCAGcccaagagaggagaggagaatggaaggcggggaggggggagtcaGAACCAGGGAACAAACAGGCTGCTGTCACCGCCACAGAACAAAATTGCTTAAAAGTTCAGCCTacctcgggtgcctgggtggcttagtcagttaagtgtccgactcttgatttcggctcaggtcatgatctcacggttgatgagatcaatccctgcatcaggctctgtgccgacactgcggagcctgcttgggattctctgtctccctccctctctgcctcaacCCTGCATGCATGTGCTtccttgctctctcactctctctcaaaataaataaataaactttaacaaacaaataaacaaaccaaattcAGCCTACCTGGCATGGTCACCAGCCCCTTCCTATCTGTTCAGGACCTCTGAATCCCCCTCTGTATTTGTGGTTCCCTAGCCAGGTTGGAGAAAGGATGGGAGACAGCTTGCCTTACACCTGAAAGGACACTGGACTCAACCCTATTCTTATCTAAGACAATGGCTAATTAGTCACTTCAGCATTTTACACTGTCGAAGctatcttgttttcttcttcacagAATCTTGGTCTAGAGAGAAAACCACGCTacacttcattttacagataggcaAGCTGCAGTCAAGAAAGGTTTAATCACAACAGGATCAAATTATGACGCTGTCCACCTTAAGCCTGCACAGTCCCCTATGTCAACTGTATTTCCATTAAactggcggggggtgggtggggaaggcttAATCACTTGCTCAAGGTGAACACAGCTAGTTACTGGCTCGGGATTCAGACCCATCTCTCTGAACTTTCATTTCATTCCCTGTAGATGGCACATAGCTCTGTGGATAAAGCATGGGAGGCTCCTCCAGGCTGAATCCTCGTGTGCCATTAACAAGCTGGATGACTTCCTGCCAGTCATTTACCCCCTTTGGGTCCCAGTTACCCACTCTATGAAATGGGTGTAGTAACACCTTACCCTCTTCACTCAGTGTTGTCATAAAAGATATGTGAATAAAGTTCTACCCCCCGAACTGGTCTTCAAGGGACTTCTCGAGTGCCCAGGGCACAGGGGCCTGTCTTGTTCGTGGCGGTCCTGGTACCTGGCACACTGTGGCACTCGCTAAATACATGGAAGGGGCATGGCAGGTAGAAGAGCAAGGACAGgcaaagggaagggacagaggggaaggaagaggagaatcgACTCTCCTTCCTGTGCCGCTCCGGCCAGGCCCATCCCAGGGGTGGCCAAAACCAGATACCTCTGCTGGGGATGTGGCCCCACATGGAACCCCTTCCTATCCTCTCCACTGAAAGAAGTCCCCCCTCAACCTTGTAGCTCTTCCAGGAAAACCTTTAAGCTTATTCCTTATTCTGCATCCCATAGGTACCACTCAAAGCCAGGCCACCACTGCCTCTCATCCCAGGGCCGAcaacccctcctccctgccttcccagcTTCCACCCAAGCCCACAGTCCATTCCccagcagcagccagagggaaCGTGATAAAAACCTGAATCGGGGTGTGCCACACCTCTGCTTTGGACCATATAATGCTTCTCGACGGAtctcaaagtaaaaacaaaaccccaggtCCTCCCAACGGCCCCTGCTGGCCGCTCTGAGCTcaacctctgcccctctcccctttgctCACCTGCTGCTGCCACAGAGGCTACTTTGCTTTCCCAACCCACCAAGTTCGCTCCTGCCTCAGAACCTCTGCATATGCTAGTCCCTCTACCTCCAATGCTCTTCCTATGGCTGGTTCGCCTCAGCTGGTATGCAAACCAATGAATGAGtcaaaggagagacagaggctgGCAGGAAGTTACAAaagagggcagggggctggagaGGGCACGGTGGGGGTGAGGCAACTCACCAGGTGACCATTCGAGCCACGAGGCCCTTGGGCGGCTTGGCTGGCACCATCTCCTTCTGGACAATGAAGTAGGGGTACAGCACATCAACGGGAAGCTCCACAAACACTGGGcctgtggaggggcagggaggataCTGAGCCTGCCATGCCTCCCTGGACCCAGACCTTAGGGCCTGACCAccgcccagccccacccccaacctacCTGGGGTCCCCGACTGGGCAGCCACCATCGCAGCCCTCAGGGTGGGCACGATGTCCCGCACTCTCCGCACAGAAGCACAAAACTTGCACAGTGGCCTAAACAGGGCCATCTGATCAATGGCCTGGAGCGCACCCCGGTTCTGGTGGAAACAGAGGAGGCCAGAGAGTCAATACATGAGCCCTTTGAGGCTCCCCGGGACCCCCGCCATCCACCCAAGGGCAGGGCACCTGCAGCAGAGTGCTGGCGGCCCCACCCAGAAGCAGGACTGGAGACTGAGCTATCTGGGCGTTCTTCACTGCAGTCACCGTGTTGGTGAGGCCAGGGCCCGCTGTCACTGCTGCTACGCCCACGGTCCCTGAAATACAGAATCCATCacggccctgccctccctcccggCCACCTCTGAAAAAACTCTGCCCTGCAAAGACTTCCCATCCCACTCTCACCAGCCCTCcaccctctctgctctgccctcacCGGTCAGGCGGGCCACAGCATCGGCGGCAAAGACAGCTGTGACTTCGTGGCGTGTGTCCACCACGCGGATGCCCAACTTCTCACAAGCCACCAGTATGGGGGAAATGTGCCCGCCGACCAGGGTGAAGAGGAACCGCACGCCGTGGGCCCTCAGCACAGCTGCCACATTCTCCCCGCCATGCTGGATGCTCGCCTTGTCCACCTGGGCCCACGGAGGGAGAGAAGCACAATTACCAAGGACCAGGGCAAGAGCGCCaaggcagacagggagagggcACTCTCACTCCcccaggaaggagggcaggacagAGTCCGGGGTCAGAGGAACTTTGATATTGGTGAGGCACATATCATACTATACACAAGGCCCAGAGTAGGGCAGGCCGTCCTTTTACAGCTAAGGGAACCAAGACTTGCCCTGGCAAGATTCAAAGTCCCATAGAGCCAAGGCTCTTGAGCGCCCCCTTCTGTTACACTTCCTGTCTCCGGGGACAGTAGGCCAATGagtgagaggagagggaaagtggATCCCCAGAACCCAAAGTAGTTTGGCCAGGGGCCATCTGCTGGGACTCCAGAACTGCCTGCCCTCCAGGACCTAGTGGCAACTGTTGATCCCAGCCTGCTAGGCTTCCTCCCACTCACTGGGCAGGCCCCGCTGACAGGCTGCCAGCCACTAAGCACCTGGCAAGGGAGCGGCCTGCTGGCACAGAATATGCTGAGGCTTCTGAGCCTCGGCTTGTTCCCAGCCCCGCACACCAGAGGCCTTTGCCTTAAGTCTCCAGAAATCCTCAAGGCCAGTGACcttgggaggggaaggggtggacTCCTGAGGGAGGAGCCAAGCAGCTCAGGGTGAGATCCGTGGGGTCAACTGTTCCCCAAAAGGCCACCTATGACAAGTTACCACacaaactctctgagcctcagttttctcttgtgGAAAATGAGTACAGAAACAAAAGCACCTCTAGGGGACGCGTTGAGAAGTACATGACATCTCTCACAGCTACCCCTTCTGGTGCTACCTTTGGCCCACTCTGATCACGTCGGGTTTAGGGAGCTGCGCTCAGTGAAAAGGGCTCTTGGCCTCTGGGGAAGGAGTAGGCGGGGCGCTGAGTACCCGGCAGCTACCGCCCGATTTATCTCTGCCTAGAGGCAAAGTCCAGGGACCTGTCTGCAGACTGCCGAACCGTTAAGGGCCGTAGACAGAATTTCCCAACCGAGCCCCCTAGATTAGTCGGGCCTCACTTTCTCCTGTAAAATAAGTGAGCTGGGAGTGCCAGGAGCTCCTTCCTTCTTTGGCTGCCCCCAGCCCGCCGCTGACCTATGCCCCCGCACCTTGTGCATCAACTGATAGAAGAGCCCCAGGCGGTGCGCGCAGCCCAGCAATGCGGCCACTAGCGTCCCGCAGGCcaagagcaggaaagaggggaagaagCTCCCAGCAGGGGCGGCGGCCGTGAGGGTCTCCATGACTCGCCACCTGAAAGAGAAAGGACAGTGCCAGCAGCTAGGCGCAGCGATCTTTTCCGGAAGAAGATTCCCCGGACACAAGGCTCCCGGGCCACGCCTCTTCTCGCCAGTTTCGGCGCCGCCACGCCACCTACGCGGTTAGGCTCTGGGCGAGGCCACGCCTCTTGGGGGCCAGGCCACGCCTCCCGCGGCGCCAGCCCCCTTCCTTACGTCACCACCAGCACCAAAAATAGACCACCACAGGCAGTTTTGGCTTCAAAATAGTGCTTCACACTTACCTGTTTCTCAAAGAATAGATGGGAAGCCCCGCCTCTTTTACACCTGGGTCCAAATCTCAGTCCCAATGGTGAGCCCGCCCACCCCAAGTCTACGCCACCTAGAAGGACGAGGCCACGCCCCCAAGCTAGCGGGCGCGCCCATCCCTTAAAGCTAGACCTCTGCCCTCTGCGAGCGCCCGAGCCTGACAGCCGCCCCAGGCCGTGGGTCAAGGTCACATCGCAACAGGAGGCTTCTCTGACCCCCAGGATACTTCGGCCTTCACCTACGGGAAATGGCGCTGACTCCAGAGGAATTCGGTGCCCTTCATGTCACGTGACCCAAACGCGCAGCTTGAGGGGGCCGGGCTCCGAGCCTGCAGCCTTGTCCCTTTCTGTCACTTGGGTCTGCGGCGCCCCGTAGTCCGGCCTGAGACGCACGCGCAAAGCTGTAACCATGTTCTGGGTTACAAGCACCTCCTATAAAAGCCCCGTCCCTACAGGCCGCCTCAGCACAAGTcctgccctcccccgcctctcATTGGCTCGCACTGCGGGCCTAACCCCCCTTTCTTTACATGAGACCACGCCCCTTGGCATTTTGTATAAGCCGCGACCGTGGGGAGCCGGCTTTCCACGGCCTTCCGTTGGCCCCCCACGTTTCTGTCCGTAGTGTTCGGGCCTTCCAGCCAGCCAGCTTTCACACCAGCCGTGCCGAATGCCCCTCAGGTCGGCCAGACCGGGACGTCACACGTCGCTCCCCAGATCCACCGTCTGCAACCACATCCCAAACAAGCCCGCCCCTCGCCCTTGCACAGGCCCCGCCTCCCATCCCAACAGAACCCTGCAAGGACAGAGCTTCGCCCCCTAGCTCGTAGGCTCGCCTCTGCGGTTGGCCCCACCCCCGCAGGCCCCGCCTTCTTTCCCAGACCTTGAGGAGTTTCTGCCCCCAGTGCAGGGGAGGAGAAGCTTCGACGCCGGTGGTCCTTGGCTCCAGCCATCTGGCCTCTAGAGAATGATCTCTCCACCAGCGAGGGGGAAGTAATTCTGGTACTGAGCACCCTGCTTCCTTCCAAAACAAATCTAGTTGTTTCTCGGCCTTTTAGCTAAGATCAACTGTAGTAACTGTTGCCAGATTAATATCAGATACGTCCCCTATCCGAGGGTAATATATTAAATGGATTTTTGGAGCAGGGAGTTGGAATAGGAGCTTACTCCGCCCACTTCACCCATCCACGTGGTACTGCAGTACTTCCAGGAACACTGCACCCGCCTGTGGGGGGAGAAGATAAAGATTGTACCATTTTAACATTGGCCCTCATCCCTTGCCAACTTCAGGGATTTCCCTCTGAGGATTACACCCTGTTGTTAATTATGTCTTATGTTGAAATCATTCCTACTTTTCATTTCAcccattaaaagaaagaaaaggaaacccctTTGCCCCACATTTTCCACTTACTACTGTCCctttgcactttaaaaaaaaatttttttaatgtttatttatttttgagacagagagagacagagtgtgagtgggaaaggagcagagagagagagggagacacagaatctgaagcaggctccaggctctgagctgtcagcacagagcccaacacggggcttgaactcacaaactgtgagatcatgacctgagctgaaatcggacgcttaacccactgagccaccaggcgcccccccccccctttgcatttctttttagcaaAATTCCTCCAGTGAGTTATCTACATCTGCTGTCTCCATAAGCCCTCCATCTATTCCCTCTTCAACCCACTCCAACCAgactcctccccaccaccccacgaAAGCTATTCAGGAGTATTCCAAGAGTCTCCaaacccctccctctccctcctgtctctcATCTACCAGCTCAACCCCACTCTCCCTGCATACAATTAACAGGATAAAATACAAACTTCCTAGACAGGCCTTCCAGTGCAATTAAATTCCGAAAGCCAATAATGAAACAGTGATCATTTTTGTTAAGCACTTATTACATGTAAGGGCTTGTTCCATACTCTTCgcactaactcatttaatcctcacaacagccctgtaaCGTAGTTTATGTTATTAATCTCtccatttacaggtgaggaaactgaaacgcagagaggttaaggaacttgctcaaggtcacacagcttgtaagtgatAGAGGCACAATGTGAACTCCAGCCGTGCTGCCCCCAGACTGGGAGGACCTCAAGAACAGGTACTGTGCTTCAACCACATGGCTTCCCCATGCTTGTCACAGGGTATAGCATTTGGggaccacccagacacccttgcACTTAACATTGGATTTAATTCTAAGTGAACTGGAAGGCCAGAGAGGATTTTGAACAGCCTAAGTCACACCAAACCTGCACACAATTTTTCAGAGGGGCTTTATTGGTAACAGCCAAAAGCTAGGAAAAAACCAAACGTCCCTTGTGAAAATCAGGAGAatgaaacctcatttaaaatggagctGGGAGGCCAGAAGGGGAGCTCACACACCCTACCACTCACCATCAACTGTAAACTAAGCAGCGAGGGACTTACCTTGCAAGTCTTGAGAATCTCTAAAGAACTTTCCTTGCCTATGTGCCTCACACTTGCCTGTAGATTGTGGTGGCCTAGGTATCATGAATTGTAATTTTCTGGTCTTCCTGAATAAGCCCATTTTTGCTGATAAATAACTGacagttttagtttatttttttaagtgtattcatttattttgagagagaaagagtgagtgagcaggggagaggcagagagagaggggaagggagagaatcccaagcaggttccacactgtcagcgtggagcccgaaatagggcttgaactcatgaaatgtgagatcataaacagccgaaatcaagagtcagatgcttagtcgACTGAGGCACCTAGGGCCCCcaactgacagttttatttttaagtgtaatgCCTTCAATAGGTGAGTGGTTAAACTGTGATCCACCCATACCATGGAACACAACTCAGCAATAGAAGGCAAGCTACTGAAACACACAACGActtagatgaatctcaaaataattatgctcagAGAACAGCTGTGTGGTTGCCAGAAgcggggtgggaggagggaatgggggtGAAAGTGGTCCAAAGGTACAAATACCtagttaaaagataaataagtcctggggatggaGACCACAGTTACCAGTATTATATCATAgatctgaaagttgctaagagaatgggttttcaaagttctcatcatggggcgcctggtggctcattcggttaagcgtccgacctcggctcaggtcacgatcttggggtctgtgagtctgagccccgcctcaggctctgtgctgacagctcagagtctggagcctgcctcagattctgtgtctccctctctctctctctctctgaccctcccctgctcatactctgtctctatctccctctctttctgaagaataaacattaaaatttttaataaataaatacataaataaataaataaaagttctcatcacaaggaaaaaaattgtaattctgtgaggtgatggatattaacttaCTGTGGTcgtcattttgcaatatataggCATATCAAATCATTAGTCGTGGACCTTAAAGTACAATGGCatatgtcaattttacctcaaaaacaaacaggCTGGGGGAGAGTATTGTCTATCCACAAGCTAAACACGCATAcaaaattatgctgagtgaaggaagtcagtctcaaaaggttacatactatatgattccattgatACAATATTCTGTAAGTGACAAAACCAGAGGACAGGTGAGTGGTTTCTGGGGACTAGGGGAGGATGTGACTATAAAGAGGGTCACACAAGGGAGTTTTGTGGGATGATGTTCTGTACCTGGATTACGACGGCAGTGGCATGTGTTAAAATTCATTGACttgtacactaaaaaaaaaatctattttaatatatcataCTTTTAAGTTACACATATAATTGCATACACATGCGTGTATAGAGagagatatacacacacaatgtaaaCAGTTTTTTTAAGATACATTAGCAGGGgcacctaggaggctcagtcgggtaagtgtctgacttttttttttaattttttaaatttgttttaatttgttttaatttttttaatttacatccgaattagttagcatgtagtacaacaatgatttcaggagtagattctttaatgccccttacccatttagcccatcccccatcccacaacccctccagtaaccttctgtttgttctccatatttatgagtctctcatGTTTcatccctctccctgtttttatattatttttgcttcccttccattgtgttcatctgttctgtgtcttaaagtcctcatatgagtgaagtcatatgatatttgtctttatctgactaatttcacttagcataataccccccagttccatccacgtagttgctaatggcaagatttcattcttttgattgcagagtaatactctcttgtatataaataccacatcttctttatccattcacccatccacggacatttgggctctttccatactttagctattgtcagcagcactgctataaacattggggtgcatgtgcccctttgaaacagcacacctgtatcccgtggataaatgcctagtagtgcaattgctgggtcgtaggatagttctatttttagttttttgaggaaccaccatactgttttccagagtggccgcaccagcttgccttcccaaagtgtctgactcttgatttcagctcaggtcgtgattccagggtcatgggatccagatCCAcatccagagcctgcttgggattctctctctctctctctctctctctctctctctctctctccctctgcccctctctctggtttgtgcgtgctcgctctctctctaaaattaaaaaaaaaattttttttaagatacactAGCAGAAATAagactaagaaaaacaaataccatctgatttcacttatatgtgaaatctacaaaaaagaagaaggagaaggagaatagACAAAAAGCAGAATCCGCCCTATAAATAAACCGAGAGTTGCTAGAGGGAAGGGGGATAGgaggatggacaaaatgggtggaggggagtgggggacacaggcttccagttatggaatgtgTAAACCAcgagaataaaaggtacagcgtagggaacacagtcaatgatattgtaacagtGTCATGTGATGATAGCAGGTACCCTGACGTGAGGGCAGCATAAGGTATGGAGACGTGGAATCACTAGACTGAACACTAacataatattgtgtgtcaaccatcctcaaatttttaaaaaattaacca from Panthera leo isolate Ple1 chromosome A2, P.leo_Ple1_pat1.1, whole genome shotgun sequence includes:
- the ILVBL gene encoding 2-hydroxyacyl-CoA lyase 2 isoform X2 translates to METLTAAAPAGSFFPSFLLLACGTLVAALLGCAHRLGLFYQLMHKVDKASIQHGGENVAAVLRAHGVRFLFTLVGGHISPILVACEKLGIRVVDTRHEVTAVFAADAVARLTGTVGVAAVTAGPGLTNTVTAVKNAQIAQSPVLLLGGAASTLLQNRGALQAIDQMALFRPLCKFCASVRRVRDIVPTLRAAMVAAQSGTPGPVFVELPVDVLYPYFIVQKEMVPAKPPKGLVARMVTWYLENHLANLFAGAWEPRPEGPLPLDIPQASPQQVQRCVEILSRAKRPLVVLGSQALLPPTPADRLRTAVETLGIPCFLGGMARGLLGRNHPLHIRQNRSAALKKADVVLLAGIVCDFRLSYGRVLSRSSKIIIVNRNRKEMLMNSDMFWKPQEAVQGDVGSFVVTVAEGLKGQTWASDWAEELRQADRQKEQTFREKALTPVGQHLNPVRVLQLVEEILPDNTILVVDGGDFVGTAAHLVQPRGPLRWLDPGAFGTLGVGAGFALGAKLCRPDAEVWCLFGDGAFGYSLIEFDTFVRHKIPVIALVGNDAGWTQISREQVPCLGSNVACGLAYTDYHKAAMGLGAQGLLLSREKDQVVEVLRDAQQQCRDGHPVVVNILIGRTDFRDGSIAV
- the ILVBL gene encoding 2-hydroxyacyl-CoA lyase 2 isoform X1 — protein: MKGTEFLWSQRHFPWRVMETLTAAAPAGSFFPSFLLLACGTLVAALLGCAHRLGLFYQLMHKVDKASIQHGGENVAAVLRAHGVRFLFTLVGGHISPILVACEKLGIRVVDTRHEVTAVFAADAVARLTGTVGVAAVTAGPGLTNTVTAVKNAQIAQSPVLLLGGAASTLLQNRGALQAIDQMALFRPLCKFCASVRRVRDIVPTLRAAMVAAQSGTPGPVFVELPVDVLYPYFIVQKEMVPAKPPKGLVARMVTWYLENHLANLFAGAWEPRPEGPLPLDIPQASPQQVQRCVEILSRAKRPLVVLGSQALLPPTPADRLRTAVETLGIPCFLGGMARGLLGRNHPLHIRQNRSAALKKADVVLLAGIVCDFRLSYGRVLSRSSKIIIVNRNRKEMLMNSDMFWKPQEAVQGDVGSFVVTVAEGLKGQTWASDWAEELRQADRQKEQTFREKALTPVGQHLNPVRVLQLVEEILPDNTILVVDGGDFVGTAAHLVQPRGPLRWLDPGAFGTLGVGAGFALGAKLCRPDAEVWCLFGDGAFGYSLIEFDTFVRHKIPVIALVGNDAGWTQISREQVPCLGSNVACGLAYTDYHKAAMGLGAQGLLLSREKDQVVEVLRDAQQQCRDGHPVVVNILIGRTDFRDGSIAV